TTCCCACAGTGATCAACAAAGTACATCACATTATAATTCTGTGACTCATGGTTCACAAacagcataaaaatcttttccTCTGATTAAGTCATGTATAAATATGTGACTCATTACACCCAGCTCTCAAACCTTTTTCATTGCTTTCTAGTGCCAGGCACGTCTATTTCTGTGCAAGCCTGCCGTGTACAACATACGGTGGGAGTGTGCACAGGAAGCAGCTGTTAGAATGAGGATGAGAACCTTAAATGcctgcacgcacgcacgcacgcacgcacgcacacgcacacacacacacagaaacaaacatgcacaccAGTAACCGGAGCTGGTGACAGCTTGGCCCCTCATTTGGCTATTTTAGTCGACAGACACTCAGAAGCTTTGTTTGGCTGTGTATCAGATACAGAAATATTTTTGCAGGACTGAATTAATTTTGATTTTCATAAACGCATTATGAACATCATATGCaaaatttttattctttatttggtTTATCAATTAAATTGAAGAGTCAATTtacttgttcattttttttaaagaaaatttattttgaAGTCATGTAAATTTTAAAGCAAGGTAACAGAAGTTCAtgcataaatatttcttttaggGCCCTCAGTAGATTACAGGCACATATATCAAAGCAGAAAGAATTACTGTTAGATAGAtagaaaagaaatattttctacTACAACTTTTAATTTCTATTTTGCACATAATTCtcagttttacattttccttTACAATGCACTTCAATAGTTACTGTTTATTTGCGGCATGTGCACGATAGTTAAGGATCTGCATTTCTATTACTACTGTTTTGAATGtaccaaatatttaaaaatgatatacttagttttatttattgtagaTTCTGCAATTTCTCTACTTATTATGACTGTGTGACACCTGTTTCCTTAACTAGGACCGACAAAATCATTCTTATTACAtgtatacatataaaaatacaaatacataaataataaattaattaataaaaaaaatgttgctggACGCTTAAAGTCATTCTGGTGCATCATATGGAATTTAACACATACTCAACAACAGGCAttagataaataaattgaaaaagtGAAAGACTGCAAGCTTGCACTTGTGCAAATCAtttcaatgatttttttaatcataaaagGTATCTGATATTGTACAACAGATCAATGGGACAGCAGTGCAGAGGCTTCAGAACTTGTCTTTGAATGCTCGAATTTTAAAGATTTCTTCAACTTCTActtagacacagacacagattttGGACAATTCCCTCACTTACTGAAATTGTTTACAGTAGTATGCACATTTAAGGCACTTCAAATTTCTATCATGTAACATTTAAATCTGAACTCAGGACACCCAGCAAGATTACTCCAATAAACTATCCTGAGCAACAGGGACAGTTGTGAGAACAAGGAGTCCTGTTGATGATGTGGCTTTGGAAGAGTCTTGGTCTGAACATCACGGTGCCACTCTGGGATTACATGaacagacagaaaacactgaatcaGATTTAACAGCCACAGACCTCAATTAAAATGTAAGCAAGTATACAGAAGATAAAATGGACTGAAGTGTCTTCTCTTTTTAATTTACAAATAGATATGTTTAAACTTTTCACAGAATCCTCACTTCAGTGTCCAAAGTGCTTGTGCCTTATTAGAATCATAACACATCCACTCACATATTCACAGACTCAGAGACTGAAATAGTtacccacacatgcacagacacgcAGGCGATCACGCCTATTGCTTCGTATGTACGTGAGCCACCACAAGTGATCTAAGCACATGTTGTCATCTAATAAATTTAGgtagcatttgaatgaaaacatgcCTATATATAAACAATAAACTGAGGCACATATATGTGGGGTCACCTATGTATTACTGGCTGACTCAGACCAAAGGCCTGTTTGTGTTGtgcaagtatgtgtgtgtgatgacaGAAACCACAGAGACACTAAAAAAGAAGTGGACACCTGTTCTCTGGATAGCACTGGGAGAAATTCCACTCCACAGTCACAgcgcatgtttgtgtgtgtgtgtgtgttagaaacAAGTATGGTGACACCGTACTTTTCCTGTCTCACGTGGACTAGATGCCCATCACTTCGTTTATGACCCTTCCCTTTTTAAAGGCCAGTATGGAGCCAGAGGGGCTTCAGCAGGGGATTAAAGTCAAAGTCCTTGCACTCTTCACACCAGCAGCTCACCCACTGACCAACTTATCTGGAAGGGTGTGGATATTTCCGTAAAGATCCATCGTGGCTATAAAGGCTGAGGAACACTGATGATCATTTGGAAAGATTCACTTTACAAGTTTGAAGTCTTTAAGATTTGAGCTGAAACCTTAGGAAGCTGAATCCATTAAGATTCACTTCAGCCTTTTTTAAGCATTAAGTTAACTCGCTAGAATTTTCACGTGACGAAATATTTTTTCAAGACTTTTTGGCATCTTAAGCCAATTGACCAAAACTGAAGCTAGAAATAACGACATCACCTGCAAGAGTAGATTATTATACGGGCAATAAAAGTGAATACGTTGGAAATTCACCATGAGTAGCAGTGGGATCACTACAGTTTCATCCCGGGATCCACAGGCTTTCAAACGGACTGTAAAGAAGATAAAATGTGCTGCTATGGTGGCCAATTTGGCTAAAAGTTGGCAGGGATGGGCTAAAGAACATGCTGGCAAGCAAGAAGCCATGCCAAGTGGCTGGATGCCTTCATCTGTGGAGGAGGAAGATAAAAAAGAACGCAACCATGTTGTTAAACTTACAGTTACCCCACGTGTAATCTTAGCAGATCCCAGTGACAATAGTGAGAATAAGATCAGAACCTGCTCTGTAAACAAGACCGTTCAGCCAAAACGCAGCGAGTGCAGCAGCAGCGATGTAGTTAATGCCATTCGTGGCAAGATGGAGTCAGGTCCTGAGGAGACCAAGCCATTCATGGGCAACGAATCACCAACACGGCGGCGGCAGATGAGGGCACTACAAAGTGGAGAAGGAGGCGGGAGGATACAGAACAGGAAACTAAAGCTCCAGGAGAAGAAGTTGGGGTCAAGAAGCAGCAGCGTGGACACAGATGACAGCGGGTTGGGAGAGGAAAATGGGCTCAGCGACAACAATGAATCTAAAACCGAAAATGGCGAGCTCCAGTCTAAAAAGCAGACCAACAGGCCAAAGGTAGAGTGGCTAATAACAAAGATCTTTAACGATACGTTTAAACAATATcaatatagttttaaaaaaactgttagAAATGTATTCAGGTTTAAAGGTAGATCAATCAACATTTTGATCACATTGACAAATCCATAGAGATTTATCCAAAATTTTAGGTTTTTCTTTAACCCTTAAAACATTCTTCTTCTTACTATTTTGGTTTTATAAAGTGTTGTTTCATCtttcaatcattttaaaaaatatatttatagcaTGGTTTACGGGAGGAGGAATAAGTGCAAAATAAGTgcaaaatactaaaataaaagaaaagtaattGTTGGACTAGCATGACGTGAAACACATTAACATGAATGATAACATAAGTCAGAGACAATTGGATATTTACATAATATCTAACCACAACATCTTTATAAGAGGTTTCTTCAAAATATCTTTAGATACACTTGCATTAGATTTAACTGTCACGTTTCCCTGTACCCAACATTGatattgttatttaaaaaatttcacATAATAAGTCaaataaaagagaagaaaagctaTTCAGGGATACTTTTTCTTAGTTATTATTATAAAGTGTAGAAAGACACGTGAAAGCACACTGATAGCAGAAAAGCTCCACAACTCTTTATTTTAGAGGTTATTTGTAACTGTCACTGAATGTTTTGGTAATGACAGCCTTACAAAAGAGGCGGAGTATTTTGCAGAGTTTTTGACAAGTCGGCTTTTTACAACTATATTAAATGTCCCCCAGTCAAAGACACAAAGGAGAATAAATTCCCCTAAAATAGAACAAGTCACACAGTGTGAATAAACAAGATTAAGCAGAAGTGCCTTTGATGTCACCTGAAGAAATCCAACTCCCTCATGGACACCAAACATCATAACAGTTACATAACTGCAATACTGAAATCTCTCCCATAAAAGGCAAAGGCTTTTTTAGTGGCCCTCTAGACATGTTAAAGGGGTTGCCAGAGAGCAAGTCCAGATCATAAAACACATGCTGGAATGCAGTGCAGTGGaatatatgtaaataaatatagttACACCCTGACCTTCAGGTGGAACAGTCAGCGAGAGGAAAACAGGGTGAAGGGAGAGAGGTCAATGAAGGACATGAATTCGAGGTAATATGAGACACTGAGAGAGACAGTGCAATTATaatcaaaatatgaagaaaaatggtttctgaaattatttttgttttattgctgtgtatttttgctttgtgttgttcAAAAATCCTGTTAAAGCATCAAAGGTGTGCATTATCAAGTTAAACGAGACTTAaggaatacagagaaaaaagtgaTGGGCATACCAAAAAGGTAACACTGCTATTCATAAATCTTTTATCTGCTAGTAAAAAGGCAAAAGAGAAGCTAAAAGAATGTAGAACTGTTGAAAATGGCTGTGTGTGCCGACAGCAAACAACACCTATCAAATTAAACCAGTTTACATGACCCATGATTTATCTGCAAACATATATTAGCATAAAAAGTAACAATAGTAGTAGCACTTTAGTAATAAATGCTAACTAACTTCAGCATATCAGGcgttaaatgaaaatgaagtaaCCTATCAAAGAAACTAAATTCAGAAAATATTATATGCATGCGTTATTGAATTTCACCGACGCTGCAATTTAAAAGCtcatggttaaatatttccctCTAAAATAAACGCGAGTTAAAGTATGCCATTTGcagttaatgaaaaaaaaattgtaaataagtGTTTACCACTGCTCAAATCCATGCCAACACTGTTTTATTAGCATAgagtaaaaacaaatgttacAAATTCAGATCAGTTCAATTCACAACACGTTAAAGTCTAAGGTGAGACattaatagaaagaaaaataaggaaTAGCAGCATTATCATCTTGAAAGTTCACAGAGTTTTGTGGAAGGTCCCTCCGTGACACATCTCAAGATTTCATAGATCAAATACCAAAGAGATCTGATGACACTCTTCCGAAGCTCTGGAAAGCTAAGACACATACCAGGGGAATCGGGGTGGAGTGGGGAACTGTGGGGGTGGAAAAagtttttctgaaaaaaatatacTAAAGAAAGATTAGGACACCCTCTCCTTTGGTTTATATAAGGTTCTCATTTCCAagtactcatttatttacatccATGCTTCTttatttgcacatgtgcagtcTCACTGTATTTATCGACAGACTAGGGATCAATTTCACCAACTAAAACATAGTTTTTAAAAGGACTAAGGGTTAATAACTCTACAGATTCCTATAGTGATGAAATACactgcaggtttttcttttgctttaagCTCACCCAGCGCTAAATGAACAATACACAAATGTTTTGACGACCTATGTACTCCTCTTTAATAAATTTCAAAAGACATGTGTTGCTTTGCGCTTTTGTTTCCTTGAAAAGGTTTCAATGgatttttcagttttgatttTAACCTTTCTACAGATTAAAATTGCCACCACGGGTGACATCAGAAGTCGCTGGCAACAGTGGTCCGAACAGCACATTGAAGGCCAGAAGCTCAATCCCTTCAGTGAGGAATTTGACTATGAGTATGCTATGGCCCAGCGCCTCCACAAGGGTGACTCTGGCTATGGACGACCCAAAGAAGGCTCCAAGACAGCAGAGAGGGGAGACAGGGCCCAGAAACACATCTACAGGGAGATGGAGGAGATGGTCTGGATTATAAGAGACATGGGCTTCAAGGATAAAGAGGGTAGAACAATCATAACTTTTGGCCGTCTCTTTGACCGCTACGTGAAAATCTCGGACAAAGTGGTGGGCATTCTGCTTCGCTGCCGCAAACACAAGATGCTGGACTTTGAGGGGGAGATGGTGTGGAAGGGGCAGGATGATGATGTCATTATTACGCTAAAGGATTGAAAAAATATTATGCGTATGCAAACGTACCTATAAATCTCATACATCAGAGCTCCAGTAGAAACAACTACTCATTCTGAGCATGCAATGTCATGTACGTAAGGAAAATGTAGTATctttataatgtttaaaaattaaacatgcaTACATATCTAAtgtttcatacacacacacacagacacacacgctaGAGTCATTAGTTCTTCTCATATACCTGATAGATTATGGGGTGAAGGGAAGCTATCTTTAGCTTGCAAACCATGCTCAACTTGCTAACTATGCTACATGCTAGAAGCCTTAAGAATCCATCGCAATGTCAGTCATGGTAGAAGGCTTTACTGAGTCTCCAACTAAACAAACAAGGACTTTgagttaatttcatttaataattCATGACAGAATTGACAAGGGAAGTTTATGTTCGTTTAGCTAATTTTGCTAAAAACATGCAAGCAGTGGTAGCAACTTACTAGtcttgtttattgtttgtttgttttcttaaatagttaaaaagtaCTTTAATGAGACCAATGTCTGCGTTTccttagtttgtttttatttgttttgtttttcgtcTTCTTTGGAATGACAGTTTAAGACTAAATAGTTAAATTAAGCTAagctaacatttatttttatgtaggAATATGTGACATCTTTAGTAATAGAAATAATGGATATAAATGTACCTTAAACCTCAGTTTTCAACTAAAGTACTTAAAAGCACACTACACCAGTCTTTCTTACAGGACTACAACCATGTTTACTCTGGACCATGCTCACTTTCAAAGATTTAATCTCCAGTAAAATGTTTGGTCAAAATGGCTTTCTTATTTGGTTGACATACACAACAAAAATTAATTGCAAaataatgtaattatatttagacaagagaaaatgacaataaaaagaagCTTACATGCAGtaatgtgaataatgtgaatgagTTTGAAAAACTTCTGCATGTTAAGTTTGTGTAAGGCGAGATTTTTTTGAAAGAAATCATTTTAGagcaaacatttaaatgttaaaatgggATCATCtcatattaaaattaaatgaaagagGTGCTTTAAATGTCAAATGTTTGCTTCTTTCAAAGTGAAAGCGTGGATGTTCTTTATATATGTGTTACAAAAACTGTAAGCATTTGTATAATGTGTACAgttttttagttagtttttagtTAATTAGTTTATTTTCAGTATTGTTGTGGTCAGAGTGGTGACACATGCTATgtggaagcaaacaaagaataaaaattaaatgctgcttttgtttttctatataTATACTCAAACTGTGTTGCATACTAAGcttatttcagtttgtttacTGACTGTGGTGTTGCATTAGGTCACTCTAGCTGACAAGGCTAGTATGTCATTGTTGAGTTGTGTGTTGTATGTTTCTGACAAAAACCTTTTTGCTTGCGTGAAAACAACAGTCTGCAGAGCATAAGCTTTAAGATAAAAGATATATGTTTTACATCAaactaaaataatatttaaaaaataaataaacccagGCAAACTGGCTAACTGCACTTGAACATCAAATGCAATATCCTACATGATCACCTTAACCCAAGGAGAGAAATTAAATGTTGCATTTAAAGTGGTTATGTTGCGCACAACGGCGcttttacagggagtgcagaattattaggcaagttgtatttttgaggaataattttattattgaacaacaaccatgttctcaatgaacccaaaaaactcgttaatatcaaagctgaatgtttttggaagtagtttttagtttgtttttagttttagctattttagggggatatctgtgtgtgcaggtgactattactgtgcataattattaggcaacttaacaaaaaacaaatatatacccatttcaattatttatttttaccagtgaaaccaatataacatctccacattcacaaatatacatttctgacattcaaaaacaaaacaagaacaaatcagcgaccaatatagccacctttctttgcaaggacactcaaaagcctgccatccatggattctgtcagtgttttgatctgttcaccatcaacattgcgtgcagcagcaaccacagcctcccagacactgttcagagaggtgtactgttttccctccttgtaaatctcacatttgatgatggaccacaggttctcaatggggttcagatcaggtgaacaaggtggccatgtcattagtttttcttcttttataccctttcttgccagccacgctgtggagtacttggacgcgtgtgatggagcattgtcctgcatgaaaatcatgtttttcttgaaggatgcagacttcttcctgtaccactgcttgaatggtaaatggcctgtatttatatagcactttactactccctaaggaccccaaagcgctttacatatccagtcatccacccattcacacacacattcacacagtggtGATGGCAagttacattgtagccacagccaccatggggcgcactgacagaggcgaggctgccggacactggcgccaccgggccctctgaccaccaccagtaggctacgggtgaagtgtcttgcccaaggacacaacgaccgagactgtccaagccggggctcgaaccagcaaccttccgattacaaggcgaactcccaactcttgagccacaatcgccctagaagaaggtgtcttccagaaactggcagtaggactgggagttgagcttgactccatcctcaacccgaaaaggccccacaagctcatctttgatgataccagcccaaaccagtactccacctccaccttgctggcgtctgagtcggactggagctctctgccctttaccaatccagccacgggcccatccatctggcccatcaagactcactctcatttcatcagtccataaaaccttagaaaaaccagtcttgagatatttcttggcccagtcttgacgtttcagcttgcgtgtcttgttcagtggtggtcgtctttcagcctttcttaccttggccatgtctctgagtattgcacaccttgtgcttttgggcactccagtgatgttgcagctctgaaatatggccaaactggtggcaagtggcatcttggcagctgcacgcttgacttttctcagttcatgggcagttatttggtgccttggtttttccacacacttcttGCGGCCCTGTTgattattttgaatgaaacgcttgattgttcgatgatcacgcttcagaagctttgcaattttgagactgctgcatccctctgcaagatatctcactatttttgacttttctgagcctgtcaagtccttcttttgacccattttgccaaaggaaaggacgttgcctaataattatgcacacctgatatagggtgttgatgtcattagaccacaccccttctcattacagcgatgcacatcacctaatatgcttaattggtagtaggctttcgagcctatacagcttggagtaagacaacatgcatggagAGAAGgaagtgg
This DNA window, taken from Astatotilapia calliptera chromosome 5, fAstCal1.2, whole genome shotgun sequence, encodes the following:
- the abraa gene encoding actin-binding Rho-activating protein, whose protein sequence is MSSSGITTVSSRDPQAFKRTVKKIKCAAMVANLAKSWQGWAKEHAGKQEAMPSGWMPSSVEEEDKKERNHVVKLTVTPRVILADPSDNSENKIRTCSVNKTVQPKRSECSSSDVVNAIRGKMESGPEETKPFMGNESPTRRRQMRALQSGEGGGRIQNRKLKLQEKKLGSRSSSVDTDDSGLGEENGLSDNNESKTENGELQSKKQTNRPKIKIATTGDIRSRWQQWSEQHIEGQKLNPFSEEFDYEYAMAQRLHKGDSGYGRPKEGSKTAERGDRAQKHIYREMEEMVWIIRDMGFKDKEGRTIITFGRLFDRYVKISDKVVGILLRCRKHKMLDFEGEMVWKGQDDDVIITLKD